The window CCTGGAATATGTGGACTGCTTTATGCTGAACCGCGTAGAATCGGCGCAGCTGCTGGGAATTGAGAACGAACCGCGCGCGGCGGAGGCGGAGCTTATGGCGGCACTGGGTGAAAAATTCCCAGCAGCGGAGATCATCTTGACGCTGGGTGAGGAGGGCTCCGCCTATATTGGCTGCGGCGAGACGGTGCGCCAGCGCCCCTATCATATAAAAACGGTCGACACGACCGCCGCCGGAGACACCTTCACGGGGTTCTTCATCGGCGGCAGGATGAGAGGGCTTTCCGTATCGGAGGCGATGGATCTGGCCTCCAAAGCGGCGGCGCTGAGCGTAACCAAACCGGGGGCCTCTCCCTCAATCCCCACTCTGGCGGAGGTCACGGAGTATTTTTCGTAAATACAGCGCGGTTCACTGCCATAAAATCATTCCCACGATGTTATTTATCGGCGGCTCGGCCCTATATCGGTCGGGCCGCCGCTATGCGTATTTGCCGTTATATAGTTTAAATACAGCAAAACCTCGCTCTAAAGTCCGTGAATATCACATTAAACGACAACCATAATTTTACCCTCTGTATTTAATCAAAATGTTTCCAATAAGGCTTTGCTATGTTATGCTACCTTATAGGGAGTAGATATTGAAAGGGAGCGGTCTTTTGACAGACGGCGTCTTTAGAAGAGGGGGATAAAATGGGAGGACTTTGGGATCTGATAACGGCGAATCCGGTGATTTTCTGGCTGATCGTCGCGGTTGTGGCCGGGATTTTTGAGGCGGCGACGGTCGGGCTTGTCTCAATATGGTTTTCGATCGGCGCGCTGGTGACGATGCTGCCCGCCGCCTTTGGCATCGGTTTCAATTTTCAGATCATAGTATTTATCGCCGCCAGCGTCGTTGCGATGATCTTCACGCGCCCGTTTTTGAAAAACATCCTGCACGTGGAAAAGACTCCG is drawn from Cloacibacillus porcorum and contains these coding sequences:
- a CDS encoding NfeD family protein, producing MGGLWDLITANPVIFWLIVAVVAGIFEAATVGLVSIWFSIGALVTMLPAAFGIGFNFQIIVFIAASVVAMIFTRPFLKNILHVEKTPTNADLVIGQKGVVVSPVDNILEKGRVLANGLEWAARSADGTKLDKGAVVLVKELRGVKLIVEKVSDKEEEN